Within Conger conger chromosome 3, fConCon1.1, whole genome shotgun sequence, the genomic segment CTCGCACTGGGACACAACAGCCAAGTGCTCAACATCTTTCAGCTTTGAAGGAAGACAGGGGACCATGGCCCTGAAACCAACTGTTCAAAGTATCTTATCACTGGACATAGGCTAAACTCAGACCCTTTTCTTCTTAAGTTTACAAACACCTACAGATTGGCTCAAAGTCTAATTTAAGTCTAACCACTGTGCTGCCCGTAACTTAAGCCAAAGAAAccacttccagatttcaccatCAACGGAGTCTGATAAAGACTGAACAGTTTTAAATTTCCACTGATTTCACCATCAACGGTGTCTGATAAAGACTGAACAGTTTTAAATTTCCACTGTTGCAGGTGAACCTGAGTCAGCCCAGCCTGAGGAGTGACCAGAGCAGAAAAGCCCTGCAGGACCAATGCAATGGTGAGCCTCCCTCCAACGTACAGCTCTCACTGACGCACACAGATTAGTCTCTAAGCTGTGCAGAGTGATCTGGAAATACTCGTAAGATTAAATTAAACTCAAAGTACCTGCAATgcaaaccacagaggaagtgtaCCTCGGCTGCCAACACAACTTAATGAGCGACAAAGGAACTCACACTCCAGTATCACAACAAAACTCTCCAGAAAGGCAGCGATATGAAGGATAAACTCATTTTAAGAAGTTGTAATAAGACATAATGGGCAACgtgcaaaatattttcagttcataGAATCAATATCAGTGCTTGTCAAAAGTAAAACAGACATAACCATCTCCCCTTCCCCACATCCTTAGCTAAAGGGCTACAGcctgcagctcctgcagctGACTCACTGGTCTGCAGGAACCAGCAGAATTGTGTCATCTCTCCTGTTTCATGGTGTCATACCTCCTGTACACCTAAAGTATTGATGAGTGATTAAAAACAACCTTCCTGTGTACGCTCAATGAGATTCTGATTATAATGTTTGTTTAAGAAAATAGTGTTTTCTTTCTGTAGTGATTTTTACAAAGCGCATTGTTACAGAGCAACATTACACAAGTCCGGGCCTGTACTTTACTGCCTGTAGATTACATctcttgaaaaatataattgaaaaaaagattgtttGTAGATTTGAATttttgatgtattgttttttaaatattttttgttatatttgggaaatgaaaaacaccacattttttaaatgtttctctTGATGgttttgtgagtttattttCCCCTAGGTGAAATAGCTCTGCATattctgtacattttctaaataaaacatgtgatcaggatttattttctattggtttttctgttcctttgcaTCACAAGGGCAATgtgttggttgttgttgttgttgttgttgttgtggtgatttgtgtattattattatgattatcattAGTATCACTGCTGTGACTGCAGGTCAACATTATCATTCCCCCTGCCCTCTACCTGCTGTGGGTGCTGTCACCACACCTCTCTCAATAGCTTTGCAAAAACAGTTTGTACGTTCTCCATTTTTAGCCATTTCCTGTAAAGAGTACCTTGTAGAAAGGCTAGACTCCAGTGACAAGGGCTGCACAGAGCATCAGCCATGGTAGATTTTCTTTGAAGCCTTTAAGGAGTAAGATcataaatatctaatcagcatGTTCATATATTTCCACAATCACAgtgcttattattttatttctgtattattttatctACAATGTGTTGTCTTTGTAATTCTGTTATTGGCTTAATATGAAGCcatttgagctacattttatgtatgaaaggtctatataaataaaactttatattattatattatatgatatgatatgatatgatatgatatgatatgatatgatattaaattatattatattatattacattatattactgaACTTTGGAATGTCTATCTAACAATCACTTCTGGTCATTGAAAGCAATGCAGTTCTTCAACACTGTCCTAGAAACAGTCCAATAAAACAATAGCTCAAATTTTTGGGCTGGACCATTTATAATTTCATGAACAAGACACACGTCTGCACTTTTTATAGTGTTCTCCCAGCTCAGCCAGTTGTGTCTTCTTAGGACAGAGGAGTGGTGATgattgtttgtctctctgtccagGGCCTTCAGAGCTTGTTTGTACACAGACTCAGTGGGTTTCAGAGTGCTTTTGCTTGCTTTTACCCAACTTGTCAAGCAGGATGTCGGATGAGAATCTTCACACGTCATGACGCATTCATGTGAAGTTTCACGGCTTCAGTGGTGAAACAGTATCTAATACATATATGTGACAGTTTTAACTTTTCtgtatttcctctttttttaatcagagTGTTGAGAatccgggcggcctgtagcatagtgggtaaggtatatgactgggacccacaaggtcggtggttcaatcccccgtgTACCCCCAATAAGATACGCACAGCTGttcttgtctcctgcttagtctaatcaactgtaagtcactctggataagggcgtctgccaaatgccatcaatgtgatgtaatgagaATCAATCATGATTCGAAGGTAATAACTCATTGGCTGCCTTTGGTTTTCCCTGGATACACAGACATCTGGATCAGAATAGTCTGCCTGCTTCTGTatgaaaaacatgcagacaatgattttaaaatattacatctGTTAACAAAATAGAACATCATGTGATGACCTGTAGTTAACAGGTTAAATGGCAGGTCTTTGTGCTTCAACAGACACGGTCACAGTGCTGAGCACAGCCATGAACAGAACCGGAGATGAATAACAGACACGGTCACAGTGCTGAGCACAGCCATGAACAGAACTGGAGATGAGTACTGAGGTGCCAAAGAACTTTCCAGCAAACTTAACCAAAGTGGTTGGTACTTCCTCTTTCTTTAGCCATTTCCTGTTCACATACCTCGTAGAAAGGCTAGagaccagtaagaaggctgtgttgggcagaagttagacaccagtaagaaggctgtgcagggcagaagttagacaccagtaagaaggctgtgtaaggcagaagttagacaccagtaagaaggctgtgtagtgcagaagttagacaccagtaagaagggctgtgtagggcagaagcCATGGGGATGGTACAGTGGTGGACCCTACTCTGGATATTGACGTACTGTCTCACACTttcagctgagggtgagtctGTCTTTCTGCCTCAATCATTTATGTGcttattaatatactgtataaatcctACAAGGATGTAATCAAATGTACAAGAACTGAACAAAATCGTAATGGACAAATAGTTCATTTATAGCACTGCAGAAAGCTAAGCTATCTTACAGTCATATGAGTGGGCATGGTGgcacagtggttagcactgattcctggaagaagcaggttctgggtttgtgtcctggaagaagcaggttctgggtttgagtcctggaagaagcaggttctgggtttgagtcctggaagaagcaggttctgggtttgagtcctggaagaagcaggttctgggtttgagtcctggccagcccagatcctctctgtgtggagttctgtgtgcatgttctcctcgtgttcaCATGggcttcctctgggtactccggtttcctccctcaATGGAAAGACACATAGCCCAGGCTCTGGTGAAAACTAGCCCCCTTGgataactctggcacatttgccAGACATGTTATTAATGTGCAAGTTGTCTCTTCAAAAGGAAGCAATACAGTGCTTCTGCTGATTCCAGGCAGTTACTCTGACTTTTAAAATATGGAATTATATGAAATTATGACTGATAAAGTCTTTAATATTGTTATGTACACTCCATGCAATGACGTACAAAATTTGTGAAGTTGCAGTAACACAGATGATCTAGAGGTCTACAAGTATTCCATACATGACCCACAATGGTGCAAGTTTACAGAGGCTCAAAGTACGCATTTATGATCACTGCAAACAGTTCTACTTTCCAGTTGCCAGGTTTACATGAAGGGCTGTATTTACCTGAAGAGTTTCATTTCAGGTGATATGGAATCTTCTACAAATAATTTAGCTCATATATTTGTATAGGATTCATTTTGTATGTCTATTTATACTCCTATATCAGATTAACTTGGGTCTAATCACATGGGTTTAATAAAGTAACTGCAATTTAACTCCacactgaaattaaatattatcaTGAAGCAGTTGGATCTGTGCCTTAGCTatgtttctctttctgcagtgttggTGCAGTACAAATACTTCATTTCTGTGCCTTTGCTATGTATCTCTTTCTGTAGTGTTGGTGCAGTACACATACTTCATTTGTGGGGAGGATCAGGAGGTCTCTCTACAAGCCCCTTAGCTCAAAGGGACAGAATTCATCTGGGAGTGGACATCTTATGACGGACGATACAGAAACGCTCGTATAATAACTATGCAGTCCAATGGAAATTGGATATCTTGATATGCATGATGCATTTTTGATGCTACATGCAGTGCAGcatgtaagtatttggacagtggtaaaatttattttcttttggcttCTTGAGGAAAAGGTTTAGAAAGCTCTCAGCATCAATTGCTCTTTGCTTCTGCAGTGAAACCatcacactggcacacagaacgtgaaggatctgaTGTGACCATGAGCTGTGAGGTATCCCACCTTCCAGATTCAGCtacactggcctgggaacgggacagagaacccactgctaacacaacgctgatctacaacaacactgcccacatcatcatccacagtgtTGACCAACACAGTGAGGGAACCTATAACTGTACACTCCGACGGAACGGAGCGCTTATTTTCAGCGTTCCCAATGAACTTAAAGTCACCAAGGGTACGTTACTATGCATTTATGGAGCATTTACAAAAGCATTGTTATCTTTTTTCATAACCAGTAACTGTGAAGCACAGTTTTCAGGCTAAAGTTAAATCAAAGTACTGTGACCCGAGCCATCTTAAGACTGTGTAGTTGTGTACACATATTTCTTGAAGTAAAAATGGTTCAGATATACACCACTGGTGATGTATACAGGTGGGCGACCACGAGTTGGGCTGGGCTGTCAAATCTGGTGCTTGGTCGTTCGTACGACTACCACAATGGTTTATGACTTGACCAGCTttaatacacaatacacaaatgTGCAAATTCCACTCAAGACCTCTTGTGTTTGTAATCATTCACCAGAGCAGATAGTTGTTGGGCTGGGCTGCTGAAGGGCTGGTTGGTGGCTCATTCTGTGGTCCATGGAGGAGTCCCACTGTCTCAGATTGAATCCGGACCATAGCAGTGTACTGTGGCCTGTGACTCCATAGGACAGCGCATAACTGCTGATGGCAGTACCCAGGGTACAGGAGGGTCCAGTCAGTTAGGGGTCCGGGGATCATTGGTGACATCACGTGTGAGGGATTGTGCAGCTATAAATAGTCATGTGATATTCCAAGAAACTAGCTATTGAAGTCACATTAAATTCCTACAAACAATGCATGCATGTTTCCATCTGAGACAAAGGTAGTGCgcaaaaaaatgcaaacatcACAATGCAAATGCAGAGTAGAGGCTACTGTACAGAACGACTCACCCAATATTAATGACAGTTACTGTTGATGCTAATATACTGTGGGCtttttacactcagtgagcattttattaggtatttattagaattagTTTTTTGACTAATTAAGTCTTCTAAGGGTTCGAaaccccgtcggctggggcctctctgtgtggagtttgtatgttctccccgtgtctgcgtgggtttcctccgggtactccggtttcctcccacagtccaaagacatgcaggttaggctgattggagaatctaaattgcttgtgggtatgagtgtgtgagtgaatggtgtgtgtgccctgcgatggactggcgacctgtccagggtgtattcctgcctttcgccccaatgtatgctgggataggctccagcccccctgcgaccctgttcaggataagcgggttaggataatgaatgaatgaatgatgaatgaatgaatgaatgagtgtatAAATTTGCTCTATGAGttcatatattcattcatttatttatttatttggtctgccatgtttgtgatcttacaccttaaacaatgcattaagaaaatatataatgcCAGCATGCCATGTTTGGAGACAGATCAGCTGGGCGGGCTGTAATTGTTGCTTGCATGGCTATAATATTTTTCATGAGCCATTCTGTAATGAGGCCTGAGATTTTCCTCTTCCACCATCTCTGTGGGCTACCTGACTTTCAcctcaatttttttttcactcacTACCTGTAGCAGTAGCAAATGTGCTACAAATGTGATCGTAATTCTATCATTCTTTACTCTTCAGCAACATATGACATACGGCACACTCTGTACAGAGGGAGTCTGAACAGCAGTGAGGCGGTGCTAATCTGCCATTCTCTGATCTCATACACAAAAGCCTCCTGGTCTTGGGTGCCAGTGTCTGAGACACAAGCAATCCATGTGGCCTCAGCTGTTAAAAACGAGAATGCTTCAATTTCCACGAAGATGGATAAAGAGAGATTCTCATCTGATGTCTATGATGGGTCTATGTTTCCTCTGAAAATCTATGTACACCTGCTTTTATGAAAGAAACACGATGGCTGAACTAACTCTGGTAACTATTCAGGGTAAGTTTGCAGTTCACATTTAGTTTAAGTGATTTacagaagtaaataaataacagtataTTTAACATGATGCTCATTGGATTTCCATGTTGTTACGTTATGTGTGACTGGCAAATAGTAAGCAACATTGGTAATAATGGAagctaaatattattttctgataaataaattaacaaataaaagaaTCTATAAATTATCCATGTCAATGTACTTTCTCTCAGTCTCAgcagagccccctggtggtctgtcCAGGAATCAGTCGGTTGTGCTGAACTGTGAGATTTCGCAGGTGATTGGCACTGTGACCCTGGCTTGGCTCCGgatgaaggggggcaggggggagctcGTAAAACAGGAGGTCCTGACAAAGAGACCCCCAAAAACGATGCTCAgcctcaccctgcccagcctcactgaagaccagctacactgggcctgtgtggtgttcacagggagcgtgctcagagcacaggtccccctgcacctcacgctgcCAAAAACGCCCATCACTGACCCCGAAAAGTCAGAGGAAGGTACAATCCCCCAACCAAAGACATTTCAGCTAATTCAGGTTTCATTTCCACTTTgatactgtaggttttcactccaaccctaataaagctctgctcattcaacagcttgagATCTCCTTGAGctactaattagtagaatcagctgtgcCAAATTAGTgtaatgaaaacccacaggaaggtagatctccaggaaaacagggttggacagccctgctctaaacCACCTAGTCTTGTGTCgtcaaatgcattacattacattgttggctTTTGgtaaacgctcttatccagagcaacatacagttgattagactaagcaggagacaatcctcccctggagcaatgcagggttaagggccttgctcaagggcccaatggctgtgtggatcttattgtggctacactgggattagaaccactgaccttgcgtgtcccagtcatttaccctaaccactacactacaggccgccctcaagtctcacaaacacactagCTAGTCTCGCAACtgatataaaaaacatttggggGTGACATGTCTACCTGTCTCCCCCAAACCTACACATTTGCCTCTGTGAGCATACTTAAGGCTGAAAATTAACAATAAATTCAACCGATGACCACAGGGTCTGTTAAAATGGGAACTGAAAGTGGACCATGCCCCAGAGCATCATTGCCTCTGTCACTCCAGTGCCCTTGTGTTTGCTGATATGGCGTCCACTTACTGTATGCCCTGTttataaatctaaatctaaataggCCTCGCTCTTTGTGGTAGCTTTCAGTTGTGCATAAGTGACACCAGTGTAACACCGTAGTTCCTCTGGCCTTAACTTTTCACATGTCTCCGTCGCAAAACAAGGATTTATGTCAGAACCACTTGGGCTCAAGGTTTACAATTGTCACTAAGATCTGAACAATTTAGTATTACAtttaaagcattacattttccaTACGCCATGATGTTAACTCctcaatttattttctattttatcaTTGAATGGAATATGCACTCGTCTCATGTAGTTTGGCTAAATGATGAATATGACTTGACAAATTATACAATTGAATAttacagcaacacacagcaGCATAGGCAGCTGGCTCCCTCTCCTGGTTAATGTTAGTAGTGTataatgttttatgtatttattctaaACGAAGGACTAAACtttaataatgtttaataattaatgttaataatgaataataatgaatattttcAGATAATATGTGTACTTATGCTATGTAGCTAAATTAGGAAATTAAGCAATTGGATATTCTCATTGTTGGCTTAATAAGGACTAATTTCAATGCAGCTAAATAAGGAAATCGAATGCTCTCCATGTTCTGAGTTCACTTGTtaagttttcttcttttgtggtaATAGATGATGGAAGGCGGCTGGTGATCATTTTGGCCTGTAGTGCCGCGGTGTGTGTtggactgttgttgttgttgtgtggaGGACTGTTGTCTCGCCGTCTGAAAAGAGCAACAGGTAAGAGCTCTACTCTCTGTTCCCAGTTCACCATTCTCTCTCTGACAGAGAAGCAACACTTCCACAGAGCATTCACTCTGAAACATAGCTTTAAACTTTGATAGTACAGTGATATTctttaaaaatgcacttaaatgaggtttatttttttgttctttggcaTAATTGATTTGAATGTGGCTATTTCAAATAACAGAGACAGTATTTGATTGATCAGACTAGTGGGGGATCAAGGTAGGGTGGGTAACTAAACTATTCACGTGTAGCATGAGACAGTGCAGTAACATAAGGGGATGTATTACATATCTGGTGaaataaaacagctcaagctaggtttttaaacagctggtagctggttgaccagttacaccagctccatactaaacatggtttggccagctcaactcaaaagttatgttttgaaacagccggtagctggtatTCCAAGCTGGTCATCACTGGATTCTACACCCgggattacattacaggcatgaCGCAGCCCTACTTGCCATCCCACCCGATCTTCTCTGGAGACTCCCGATTTCACTGCCCTCTCGCGGATTCCTCCGCGAGTCACAATTCTCCCGTATTTCTCGCGATTtacaaatttctttttttccccccttaatCTCGCTGCGCCGCATTTCAGGCTGGAAACCCCACGACACTAAAATTCCGCTGTTTCCACCCGGACCACAATTCAGCGACACCAAATACATCGTTTCCATGGTTACATGCACgcccattttttattatttttttattatatttttttatgcacGCCCATTATCGTTGGTAGATGTACGAGAACTATCGTATTTGTAAGATAATTTAGCCCTTTGTAGAATATACGgtcaatgaaaaagaaaaaaaaactagaaatGTACGATCATTTTGACAGTTTTGGGCAGGATCCAGCCTGATTATTTATCTATGTCAAATAACGTATTTGGGGAAACTGACCCTGCCATAAATTATCCAATTACATCCCGCCAGACCCTGCTTGGACTTTAATGGTTGTCTTTTAGCATTGTTTTAATACCAAAGCTGTTGATTGTGATACAAATGCAGATTATTTAACTACAAATGACAGTTACTGTCACTGTTAATATgcagtgataaaaaaaaacaaaaaaactatgaaATGTACTTATAGGTCTGTATGGCTTGATCACCGTAAATATtcacacaaaataattattccatAACATGGCTCAGTGCTCCCTGTATAGTAATTTATATCAAGTCGGTTTAAAATGTTTGCTGAaatctttctgtctctcacacttcTGTCCACATTAGCAGTTGGAGGGAACGGTGATTCCAGTGCAGCTGACAACGTCTACAGTAACGTCGCAGAGATACAGAACGATCAAGGTAACGTGGATAACTCAACTACTGATATGCTGCATGAACCGGAGCATTCGAGCCTGACTTCATGGGCCAGGTTAAGCCCAGTCCTAGACTAACTCAATTTCTAATGGACATTCTCCATGCAAAACTGTGTTTGGTCAAGGACTAAACTTAGTCTGTGTAACTGGccccatactgtacattcaaaaatgggtgtgaaaacatatttttacagaCCATTTTTGTACACCAGACTGTACAGTTCTGT encodes:
- the LOC133124557 gene encoding uncharacterized protein LOC133124557; this translates as MAELTLVTIQVSAEPPGGLSRNQSVVLNCEISQVIGTVTLAWLRMKGGRGELVKQEVLTKRPPKTMLSLTLPSLTEDQLHWACVVFTGSVLRAQVPLHLTLPKTPITDPEKSEEDDGRRLVIILACSAAVCVGLLLLLCGGLLSRRLKRATAVGGNGDSSAADNVYSNVAEIQNDQANPGTATEENESEELQYLVFSQTAPSHNPHRQRQDRSGQDENEKVVYASICKT